One window from the genome of Garra rufa chromosome 1, GarRuf1.0, whole genome shotgun sequence encodes:
- the map3k14a gene encoding mitogen-activated protein kinase kinase kinase 14: MQRILNSTVPFSHMAQSDIKVLNCPGSSPTSRANSKRRELDKIDDMNPFLRKVLSQGTASRNWAQRTEKQSIIAQAECESQDSQEFCPNGSISSQSLLGTFPRSRPRKKRHKKHRRKRDEKDNRASESVGVTRVPEQDSGECLSSSLIQARDPVCVSSSNNSSTYSSGLSTERVSVQETEAPSYPYQWESQRNSLQRLSSCQSYGQESEELKSPLRSETECPLAVTALRSFVTSEDPCFAYGFVKDVLREERERDEDEREESDKNEGILFKEGLQPVNYEYREGREYECCKFLKHGSFGEVYSIKDKGTGFTCAAKKVPLVSFSSEEVGSWSALQSPQVVELFGVVREGPSIILFMDLKSSSLGQLVEERGRLPEDLSLHYLQQVLGALNHLHRKCVLHLDIKADNILLSEDGKDAFLCDFGHSERLDKQGLSYCKSLKGTETHMAPEVVLNEPRSSKADIWSSCCMFLHMLNGCHPWTRYYSRPLYLKIAEEPPPLREIPQDCSSYTADVIKAGLQKDPNKRACAKELFVKTAKALKEVGGLRSPARGGTYQKPLGKPENPDPAHSATPTTSHHTTSSDNSELQWMSSEKKRIVGDGVRNEKPDKVKQWKHTEETRNDEHSPPKSLLHIQSTSPEPQIINKTEPEPTVPEQELWSLKRDFYLSSLSQPHSPELQEQLLSCLGSDCISNKEHWDKKDSGRWSVGPGDDLSSGVFSYNSQQDGQSFSRDWLPPSHQPLPRCFDGVDVYIRDFDGKCFHIRETSGVKVGHVARGISDQISENVFSLQTEDGSLVPHDKEVLESSLFLRCVPAPDSSHYRQCGHKPCCTFGPDCKLPWSWRVREGVLETRD, from the exons ATGCAGCGGATTTTGAACTCCACTGTCCCGTTCTCCCACATGGCTCAAAGTGACATCAAAGTACTCAACTGCCCCGGGTCAAGCCCAACCTCTCGCGCAAACAGCAAAAGAAGAGAGTTGGACAAAATAGATGACATGAATCCCTTCCTCAGAAAGGTCTTGTCTCAGGGAACTGCCTCAAGGAACTGGGCACAGCGGACAGAGAAACAGTCTATTATTGCACAGGCAGAGT GTGAGTCCCAGGATTCACAGGAATTCTGCCCCAATGGCAG CATCTCCTCACAGTCGCTTCTGGGAACCTTCCCTCGCAGTCGGCCCAGGAAGAAACGCCATAAGAAACATCGGCGAAAACGGGATGAGAAGGACAACCGAGCGAGCGAGTCCGTGGGAGTCACCAGAGTGCCAGAACAGGACAGCGGAGAGTGCCTTtcatcatctcttattcag GCTAGAGATCCAGTTTGTGTCAGTAGCAGCAACAACAGTAGTACATACAGCAGTGGTCTCAGCACGGAGAGGGTGTCCGTGCAGGAAACAGAAGCCCCGTCGTACCCTTATCAGTGGGAGTCCCAGCGGAACTCCTTACAGAGACTCTCCTCCTGCCAAAGCTACGGTCAAGAGAGCGAGGAGCTGAAGTCTCCTCTGAGAAGTGAGACCGAATGCCCTCTGGCTGTTACAGCTCTGAGGAGCTTTGTTACATCCGAAGATCCCTGCTTCGCATACGGCTTCGTCAAAGACGTGCTAAGagaggagagggagagagatgaGGACGAAAGAGAGGAGAGCGACAAGAATGAAGGCATCCTGTTCAAAGAG GGTCTACAACCAGTGAATTATGAGTACAGAGAGGGACGGGAATATGAATGCTGTAAATTTCTCAAGCATGGCTCCTTTGGAGAGGTCTACAGCATCAAAGACAAAGGCACGGGCTTCACGTGTGCCGCTAAAAAG gtgCCATTGGTGAGTTTCAGCAGTGAGGAGGTGGGCTCGTGGAGTGCCCTGCAGTCTCCTCAAGTTGTGGAACTCTTTGGAGTGGTGCGTGAAGGTCCTTCCATCATCCTCTTCATGGACCTTAAATCCA GTTCTCTAGGACAGCTGGTGGAGGAACGAGGCCGTCTGCCAGAGGATCTGTCTCTGCACTACCTTCAGCAAGTGCTGGGGGCGCTAAACCACCTGCATAGGAAGTGTGTCCTTCACCTGGACATCAAAG cgGATAACATTTTGCTCTCAGAAGATGGGAAAGATGCATTCCTGTGTGACTTTGGACACTCCGAGAGACTCGACAAACAAGGGCTGAGTTATTGTAAAA GTCTGAAAGGCACAGAAACTCACATGGCACCTGAGGTGGTGCTCAATGAGCCACGCTCTTCAAAAGCAGACATCTGGAGCAGCTGCTGTATGTTTCTGCATATGCTCAATGGCTGTCACCCGTGGACCCGCTACTATTCCCGCCCACTATATCTCAAG ATAGCAGAGGAACCTCCGCCACTGAGGGAAATCCCACAGGACTGTAGCTCCTATACCGCAGATGTCATAAAAGCAGGACTGCAGAAAGATCCAAACAAACGAGCCTGTGCCAAAGAACTTTTTGTTAAAACGGCTAAAGCACTTAAAGAAG TCGGGGGACTTCGCAGCCCTGCAAGAGGAGGAACCTATCAGAAGCCACTGGGGAAGCCAGAGAATCCAGACCCCGCCCATTCAGCCACACCCACCACATCCCACCACACCACGTCCTCTGATAACTCTGAGCTGCAGTGGATGAGCTCGGAGAAGAAGAGGATTGTGGGTGATGGGGTACGTAATGAAAAGCCAGACAAGGTAAAACAGTGGAAACATACAGAGGAGACAAGAAATGACGAACACTCTCCTCCGAAGTCACTGCTTCACATTCAAAGCACTTCACCTGAGCCACAAATCATCAATAAGACTGAACCAGAACCAACAGTGCCAGAACAAGAGCTGTGGAGCCTGAAAAGAG ATTTCTACCTGAGCAGTCTTTCCCAGCCTCATTCTCCTGAGCTCCAGGAGCAGCTGCTCTCTTGCCTCGGTAGCGACTGCATTTCCAATAAAGAACACTGGGACAAGAAG GATTCAGGACGTTGGTCGGTCGGCCCTGGTGATGACCTTAGCTCAGGCGTGTTTTCTTACAACAGCCAACAAGATGGCCAGAGCTTCAGCAGGGACTGGTTGCCCCCCTCGCATCAACCCCTGCCCCGCTGCTTTGACG GGGTGGATGTCTACATAAGAGATTTTGACGGGAAATGCTTTCATATTCGGGAGACGTCCGGGGTTAAAGTAGGCCACGTTGCAAGAGGAATCAGCGATCAG ATCTCGGAGAACGTGTTCAGTCTGCAAACAGAGGATGGTTCCCTGGTGCCCCATGACAAAGAGGTCCTAGAGAGCAGCCTGTTTTTGCGGTGTGTCCCGGCCCCTGATTCCAGCCACTATCGGCAGTGCGGACACAAACCCTGCTGCACCTTCGGCCCTGACTGCAAACTGCCATGGAGCTGGAGGGTCAGAGAGGGGGTGCTGGAGACTAGAGACTGA